A portion of the Lolium rigidum isolate FL_2022 chromosome 1, APGP_CSIRO_Lrig_0.1, whole genome shotgun sequence genome contains these proteins:
- the LOC124652355 gene encoding uncharacterized protein LOC124652355 has translation MGRPEQAYSSILGHGEATSPFVPSPPLSGASSPSPLLLPANAQRSSAGRRRHGIARLICSPFAAVLRSRACARASATTDDNQSTKRPSLQDLLRMDAPSNLDLKQPSEPDMADPFDDSSWKDSAIVVFDFGEDDDTSRAEDEDQEEEAPPFAIIKDQHGAVPGNEQQMAIVPAEEFDHGGPVAGIGAAGAAMPSPTVLMNLERLVLVLAALRARSRALKGSYGRLAGRHHGVDADKAELFYDRPIPLGRRCRVQHLEETPYF, from the coding sequence ATGGGAAGGCCGGAGCAAGCCTACTCCAGTATCCTCGGCCATGGCGAGGCTACGTCGCCCTTCGTCCCCTCCCCGCCGCTCTCGGGCGCGTCGTCTCCATCGCCCCTGCTTCTACCGGCCAACGCCCAGAGGAGCTCCGCAGGAAGGAGGAGGCACGGCATCGCCAGGCTGATCTGTTCGCCCTTCGCTGCCGTCCTCAGATCAAGGGCGTGCGCGCGTGCCAGTGCAACTACAGACGACAACCAGTCGACGAAAAGGCCAAGCCTACAGGACCTCCTGAGGATGGATGCGCCGTCCAATCTCGACCTCAAGCAGCCCAGCGAGCCAGACATGGCCGACCCGTTCGACGACTCCAGCTGGAAAGATAGCGCCATCGTAGTGTTTGATTTCGGCGAGGACGACGACACGAGTCGAGCCGAAGACgaagaccaggaggaggaggcgccgccaTTTGCCATCATCAAAGATCAGCACGGTGCCGTTCCTGGTAACGAGCAGCAGATGGCGATCGTGCCTGCGGAGGAGTTCGACCATGGTGGCCCGGTGGCAGGGATCGGTGCTGCAGGTGCCGCCATGCCGTCTCCCACTGTGCTGATGAACCTGGAGAGGCTCGTGCTCGTTCTTGCGGCGCTGCGCGCGCGCTCCAGGGCCCTCAAGGGCTCCTACGGTAGGCTGGCTGGTCGCCATCATGGCGTTGATGCTGACAAGGCGGAACTGTTCTATGATCGGCCGATTCCGTTGGGCCGGCGGTGCAGGGTGCAGCACCTTGAGGAGACCCCTTACTTCTGA
- the LOC124682820 gene encoding protein COFACTOR ASSEMBLY OF COMPLEX C SUBUNIT B CCB1, chloroplastic has product MEACTSTSSVILPLRVAPPRSAAAGAVACYRSRAGTRRRVRLVTARASLDRAAVLLDAAVGTGYSQASYYTSLGLFVLSVPGLWSLIKRSVKSKIVQKTFVKEEGQPMAPSLVAGEILSFFTRNSFNVSDRGEVITFEGTMTPSRGQAALLTFCTCISLGSVGLVLSIAVPEGGNNWFWLMTLSPLAGAYYWTKASRTEEIKVKMVLADDGNVSEVLVRGDDVQVEQMRKELKFSEKGMIYVKGIFET; this is encoded by the exons ATGGAAGCCTGCACCTCCACGAGCAGCGTCATCCTCCCGCTCCGCGTCGCGCCGCCGCGAtcagcggcggccggcgcggtcGCCTGCTACCGGAGCCGAGCGGGTACTAGAAGAAGGGTCCGGTTGGTAACGGCCCGCGCATCACTCGACCGCGCCGCAGTGCTCCTCGATGCCGCCGTCGGGACAGGGTACTCGCAGGCAAGCTACTACACGTCGCTGGGGCTCTTCGTGCTGTCAGTGCCTGGGCTCTGGTCGCTCATCAAACGCTCCGTCAAATCCAAG ATTGTGCAGAAGACGTTTGTTAAGGAGGAAGGGCAACCCATGGCGCCAAGCCTGGTGGCTGGGGAGATCCTGTCGTTCTTCACGCGCAACAGTTTCAACGTCTCTGACCGTGGCGAGGTCATCAC CTTTGAGGGCACAATGACACCAAGCAGAGGACAAGCGGCACTGCTGACCTTCTGCACATGCATTAGCCTCGGGAGCGTTGGCCTTGTTCTGTCAATTGCAGTCCCAGAAGGTGGCAACAACTGGTTCTGGCTTATGACCTTGAGCCCCTTGGC GGGAGCGTACTACTGGACAAAAGCATCAAGGACGGaagagatcaaggtcaagatggtCTTGGCAGATGACGGGAACGTATCCGAAGTTCTTGTGCGAGGAGATGATGTGCAGGTTGAGCAGATGAGGAAGGAGCTCAAATTCAGCGAGAAGGGAATGATATATGTGAAGGGAATATTTGAAACATGA